The following proteins are co-located in the Pyrobaculum calidifontis JCM 11548 genome:
- a CDS encoding molybdopterin-dependent oxidoreductase: MTVQTTRRSFIKISALAALALGLPASAQQGFTAAKTRWALGEVGGKTGLQQARVMPTICPYCSMGCSIDMYTDGQRVIWSAGSTDSYINWGALCPKGKAAFQLVNNPRRLMYPLIRTGPKPPVEEILAAKTWDELLAVLKKYPPQWRRASWDEALSYIAGKLAGILNAWRTSTGAPKQSDGFYYVGAKSPVMIIGSSILVNEEGYLSRKLAAFLGTSNTDSQYRKCHSSTVSSLAVTYGWGAETASIEDVALADVVLFFSSPAEAHPLSFYYFMKGKRERDTIFITFDPRYSRTAAASDIWVPFRPGTDTAIFNYILHYAFFERNPPIDQLPEFQRLMARWNITNDDLADLKEMLKEYDVDTASAITGVPKELLRTVAQIYVENSGVVTGHKKHGIVQWAMGFTQHTNATINIIRAAAITQLLLGNVGYPGGGTHPFRGHSNVQGVTDVQGGGLGVLPGYHSPPSSAFDVRLYQDWKLQGMPDAWNWEIPQWAQGKVATSTPSRGKADLTKVLQVFNFYGWRRLELVWGVFCGTVPEDDPVNGVVVCDLPFGTGASEVTFPRKALAGDIRAAFVFGENPAVSNPNAKVVMAGLASLDLLVVSDIFETETAYFADVVLPAASFAEKEGTRTDGNRVIQWTWRAVEPVGESRPDYWIMAQLYKYLRRAGAVVLPSEAAGVKSERVKFRKRGQLIFVYERPLKPDRSWDYSGGSGEAAPISEIEAAANPRIISKEINYAVFIYQGIYDPVRDEFTPMRRNNRLRKPGEIDGTFSQEFKVYKDWGWSWPMNVRFMYNYDSLQAVLGKADVVTAAGKQWTVTGETGEIIDEYTGEYRPAFVPGHNFWAPRSFKRRLSGVSDLFGGLDIIEFIRTGQLVIPGKFVVEDGGEVKVLGFEEFAAATGMRYLWANDAVYWDEEALSMKAALKRPFYSGGGWAQFKPNYEKMRQLLQQYYQQTGDLRTATLKVIEEMGGWYKGYNFQWPIHTEPVESPLVEMALKYPTLAWTNPYNLDVLTNKPAAVKDFPVGVALEPKQLEDLLKQWGVADAVIVAMTSNRLTETWHTGAMSRNVPYLAQLVPAPFVYVPRALAQKLGIQSGDYVELWTARGMLKMVAYVTDGEAYLNVNGKTVPVVNVQWSFSFMGDVTGPQGNFLTPDVGDVVTTIQESKAWLGAIRKARSV; the protein is encoded by the coding sequence ATGACGGTGCAGACCACTAGGCGCTCGTTTATAAAGATATCGGCATTGGCCGCGCTGGCGCTCGGCCTCCCTGCCTCGGCTCAGCAGGGCTTTACCGCGGCTAAGACGAGGTGGGCGCTTGGCGAAGTGGGGGGCAAGACCGGGCTTCAGCAAGCCAGGGTTATGCCCACGATATGTCCCTACTGCTCCATGGGGTGTTCCATTGACATGTATACGGATGGGCAGAGAGTTATCTGGTCTGCCGGCTCCACCGACTCGTATATCAACTGGGGGGCCTTGTGTCCAAAGGGCAAGGCGGCCTTCCAGCTCGTCAATAACCCACGCCGGCTTATGTATCCGCTTATTAGGACTGGGCCTAAGCCGCCCGTCGAGGAGATCCTAGCCGCCAAGACCTGGGACGAGCTCTTGGCCGTGTTGAAGAAGTACCCGCCGCAGTGGAGGCGGGCAAGCTGGGACGAGGCTCTATCATACATCGCCGGCAAGCTCGCCGGCATTTTAAACGCGTGGCGCACCTCCACGGGGGCGCCTAAGCAGTCCGACGGATTCTACTACGTGGGCGCCAAGAGCCCTGTCATGATAATAGGCTCCTCTATTCTGGTGAACGAGGAGGGTTACCTCTCAAGGAAGCTTGCCGCCTTCTTGGGCACCTCTAACACAGACTCGCAGTACCGCAAGTGCCACTCTTCCACTGTGAGCTCTCTCGCCGTTACCTACGGCTGGGGCGCCGAGACCGCGTCCATAGAGGACGTGGCCTTGGCCGACGTGGTGCTCTTCTTCTCAAGCCCCGCGGAGGCCCACCCGCTGTCCTTCTACTACTTTATGAAGGGGAAGAGGGAGCGCGACACCATCTTCATAACCTTTGACCCAAGGTACAGCAGGACGGCTGCGGCGAGCGACATATGGGTGCCGTTTAGGCCTGGCACAGACACCGCCATCTTCAACTACATCCTCCACTACGCGTTCTTTGAGAGAAACCCGCCCATTGACCAACTGCCGGAGTTCCAGCGCCTAATGGCGCGGTGGAATATCACCAACGACGACTTGGCAGACTTGAAGGAGATGTTAAAGGAATACGACGTAGACACAGCCTCGGCCATAACGGGCGTGCCGAAGGAGCTGTTGAGGACTGTGGCCCAGATATACGTGGAGAACAGCGGCGTAGTCACCGGCCACAAGAAGCATGGCATAGTACAGTGGGCCATGGGCTTTACTCAGCACACAAACGCCACAATCAACATCATAAGGGCGGCGGCCATTACGCAACTCCTCTTGGGCAACGTGGGGTACCCAGGCGGGGGGACTCACCCATTTAGAGGCCACAGCAATGTCCAAGGCGTCACAGACGTGCAAGGAGGAGGGCTAGGCGTCTTGCCCGGCTACCACTCCCCGCCCTCCAGCGCCTTTGACGTGAGGCTGTACCAAGACTGGAAGTTGCAGGGGATGCCAGACGCCTGGAACTGGGAGATCCCCCAGTGGGCGCAGGGCAAAGTCGCCACGAGCACACCCTCCAGGGGCAAGGCAGATTTGACCAAGGTGTTGCAAGTGTTCAACTTCTACGGCTGGCGCAGGCTTGAGCTTGTGTGGGGGGTCTTCTGCGGTACTGTTCCAGAGGACGACCCAGTAAACGGCGTGGTGGTGTGCGACTTGCCCTTCGGCACCGGCGCGTCGGAGGTCACGTTCCCGAGGAAAGCCCTCGCGGGCGATATAAGGGCTGCGTTTGTGTTCGGCGAGAACCCCGCCGTGTCTAATCCAAACGCCAAAGTGGTGATGGCGGGCTTGGCCAGCCTAGACCTCCTGGTCGTGAGCGACATATTTGAGACTGAGACGGCGTACTTCGCCGACGTCGTTCTACCGGCGGCGTCTTTCGCCGAGAAGGAGGGGACCAGGACCGACGGCAATAGGGTGATTCAGTGGACTTGGAGGGCAGTGGAGCCCGTGGGCGAGTCTAGGCCCGACTACTGGATAATGGCCCAGTTGTACAAGTATCTGAGGAGGGCCGGCGCCGTGGTTTTGCCCAGCGAGGCGGCTGGGGTCAAGAGCGAGCGCGTGAAGTTTAGGAAGAGGGGCCAGCTCATCTTCGTCTACGAGAGGCCGCTTAAGCCAGACCGCTCGTGGGACTACTCGGGAGGCTCCGGCGAGGCGGCTCCCATCTCCGAAATAGAGGCCGCGGCTAATCCGCGGATAATAAGCAAGGAGATAAACTACGCCGTCTTCATATACCAAGGCATATACGACCCCGTTAGAGACGAGTTTACCCCAATGCGGAGGAACAATAGGCTGAGGAAGCCCGGCGAGATCGATGGCACATTTAGCCAAGAGTTCAAGGTGTACAAGGACTGGGGCTGGTCTTGGCCCATGAACGTGCGCTTTATGTACAACTACGACTCGCTTCAGGCGGTGTTGGGCAAGGCCGACGTGGTGACGGCCGCGGGCAAGCAATGGACTGTGACGGGGGAGACGGGTGAAATTATCGACGAGTATACGGGCGAGTATAGGCCCGCCTTTGTGCCAGGCCACAACTTCTGGGCGCCCAGGAGCTTTAAGAGGAGGCTGAGCGGCGTCTCCGACCTCTTCGGTGGATTAGACATCATAGAGTTCATTAGGACCGGCCAACTTGTGATACCTGGGAAATTCGTAGTAGAGGACGGGGGGGAGGTTAAGGTGCTCGGCTTTGAGGAATTCGCCGCCGCGACCGGCATGAGGTATCTCTGGGCTAACGACGCTGTGTACTGGGACGAAGAGGCGCTGTCTATGAAGGCGGCGTTAAAGAGGCCCTTCTACTCCGGCGGGGGCTGGGCGCAATTTAAGCCTAACTACGAGAAAATGCGCCAGTTGCTACAACAGTACTACCAGCAGACCGGCGATTTGAGGACGGCCACGTTGAAGGTTATAGAGGAGATGGGCGGCTGGTATAAGGGGTACAACTTCCAGTGGCCTATACACACCGAGCCTGTGGAGAGCCCCCTGGTAGAGATGGCGCTTAAGTACCCCACACTCGCGTGGACAAATCCCTACAACTTGGACGTGTTGACTAACAAGCCGGCCGCAGTGAAGGACTTCCCCGTGGGCGTCGCGCTTGAGCCGAAGCAGCTGGAGGACTTGTTGAAGCAGTGGGGCGTGGCCGACGCCGTTATTGTGGCGATGACGTCTAATAGGCTCACAGAGACGTGGCACACGGGAGCCATGTCTCGCAACGTGCCTTACCTAGCCCAACTCGTCCCTGCGCCGTTTGTATATGTGCCGAGGGCCTTGGCCCAG
- a CDS encoding metal-sulfur cluster assembly factor: MEEKPVFETNLPPDKVKKLIEVLREVHDPEIPINVYDLGLIRKVVMEDGKVKVVMTLTAVGCPVAGSVAETVGYAVQSVLPEAEDVEVEVDFERPWDPTQMTPQGREMFKAIYGYDIVEQYLQAQAES, translated from the coding sequence ATGGAAGAGAAGCCGGTCTTTGAAACAAATTTGCCGCCAGACAAGGTCAAGAAGCTTATAGAGGTTTTGAGGGAGGTGCACGACCCCGAGATTCCCATAAACGTGTACGACCTAGGCCTCATCCGGAAGGTGGTTATGGAAGACGGCAAGGTCAAGGTGGTTATGACTCTCACGGCGGTGGGCTGCCCAGTGGCCGGTAGCGTGGCAGAGACTGTGGGCTACGCCGTGCAGTCCGTCCTCCCCGAGGCAGAGGACGTGGAGGTTGAGGTGGACTTCGAGAGGCCGTGGGACCCCACGCAGATGACGCCCCAGGGCAGAGAGATGTTCAAGGCCATATACGGCTACGACATCGTCGAACAGTACCTCCAGGCACAGGCGGAGAGTTAA
- a CDS encoding sulfurtransferase TusA family protein, producing METIDVSGQQCPDPLKNVASALAAAPQGARFKIVTDDYVCYMMLRRLMALNEVKILEATEEGPYILIVEK from the coding sequence GTGGAGACAATCGACGTCAGCGGCCAGCAGTGCCCCGACCCGTTGAAAAACGTAGCGTCGGCACTAGCCGCGGCGCCGCAGGGAGCCAGATTTAAGATTGTCACAGACGACTACGTCTGCTACATGATGCTGAGGCGGCTCATGGCCCTCAACGAGGTGAAAATTTTAGAGGCAACGGAGGAGGGACCCTACATATTAATAGTTGAAAAATAG
- a CDS encoding flavin reductase family protein, with amino-acid sequence MESGSLVKYEGKFYRLLHPRPTLVIVSKCPGGRVNLMPASWNTPVSEDPPTVAVAVDKSAYTHECLQYHKRATLNVLPIDAADLIYRLGSVSGREMDKSAAVKLEPSQYVDVPRVAGALAVYEAEVYKEVEVGEVVLYIFRVVATWAAAGVADQWGFDFKKVNIPLHGAGRAFYKVDPRPVFAKKP; translated from the coding sequence ATGGAGTCCGGCAGTCTGGTCAAATACGAAGGAAAGTTCTACAGGCTGTTGCACCCTAGGCCGACGCTGGTGATTGTGTCTAAGTGCCCTGGGGGCAGGGTGAACCTCATGCCGGCCTCGTGGAATACTCCCGTGAGCGAGGACCCGCCGACGGTGGCCGTGGCGGTGGACAAGTCGGCCTACACCCACGAGTGCCTCCAGTACCACAAGAGGGCCACTCTCAACGTGTTGCCCATAGATGCCGCCGATTTGATATACCGCCTGGGCTCCGTCAGTGGGCGAGAGATGGACAAGTCCGCGGCCGTGAAGCTGGAGCCCTCGCAGTACGTGGACGTGCCCAGGGTGGCCGGGGCCCTCGCCGTCTACGAGGCCGAGGTGTACAAGGAGGTGGAGGTGGGCGAGGTAGTGTTGTACATATTCCGCGTGGTTGCCACGTGGGCCGCGGCGGGCGTGGCGGACCAGTGGGGCTTCGACTTCAAAAAGGTGAATATACCGCTCCACGGGGCTGGGAGAGCCTTCTACAAGGTGGACCCCCGCCCAGTGTTTGCCAAAAAGCCGTAG
- a CDS encoding VWA domain-containing protein, translating to MGLLLNVDYGDSLSLARGRDVLRRAGVKAVGVEEAVDAYYLHYRRPIFGGRAGNEVWARFVRLYVNSSYYSAVAPLCRLNHRASREAAVRLLRAFESYLLSLERRGRAWFGRGSQEAWVEAMRQLRRLFGDPADVSELHRVFKKLGEVLGRGRRGDPASLALSTASDPRRARLASLLAKAVDLSALLGDPLGDVGRVEGPGAEFEVAHGSFARVKRAVAYARALFVGALPVFLHKAASSTLPVRRPRARGDSGVFLLVDKSGSMYSAVGGVEKIALATAFALAVLKRYKRARLRFFDVEVHRVEELGDLVDVLSRAWAGGGTDISRAVEAAAEEAARERLRGYSLVVVTDGEDDAFSPAAAREARAVFREVLFVVVGERRLSGVRQVFLRPPPLAAAAPQAAYGFLANTGRGSTL from the coding sequence GTGGGCCTGCTTCTCAACGTGGACTACGGGGACTCCCTCTCTCTGGCGCGGGGGCGCGACGTCTTGAGGCGGGCCGGGGTCAAGGCGGTGGGGGTGGAGGAGGCCGTGGACGCGTACTACTTGCACTACAGGAGGCCCATCTTTGGGGGGCGGGCGGGGAACGAGGTCTGGGCGAGGTTTGTCCGCCTCTACGTAAATTCGTCTTACTACTCGGCGGTTGCCCCCCTCTGTAGGCTCAACCACAGGGCCTCTCGGGAGGCCGCCGTGAGGCTTCTAAGGGCATTTGAGTCGTACCTCCTCTCGCTTGAGAGGAGGGGCAGGGCGTGGTTTGGGAGAGGGAGCCAGGAGGCGTGGGTTGAGGCCATGCGGCAACTGAGGAGGCTCTTCGGCGACCCAGCCGACGTGTCTGAGCTACACCGTGTCTTTAAAAAGCTGGGCGAGGTGTTGGGCAGGGGGAGGAGGGGCGACCCCGCCTCCCTTGCCCTCTCCACCGCCTCCGACCCCAGGAGGGCCCGCCTGGCCTCCCTTCTCGCGAAGGCCGTGGACCTCTCCGCTCTCTTGGGAGACCCTCTGGGCGACGTGGGGAGGGTGGAGGGGCCTGGGGCAGAGTTTGAGGTGGCTCACGGCTCTTTTGCCAGAGTTAAGAGGGCTGTGGCATACGCCAGGGCCCTCTTCGTGGGGGCGCTCCCCGTGTTTCTCCACAAGGCCGCCTCTTCTACTTTGCCCGTGAGGAGGCCCAGGGCGAGGGGGGACAGCGGCGTATTCCTCTTAGTGGACAAGTCTGGCTCTATGTACAGCGCGGTGGGGGGCGTGGAGAAGATCGCCCTCGCCACTGCCTTCGCCTTGGCTGTGCTTAAGCGGTACAAGAGGGCGAGGCTTCGGTTTTTCGACGTGGAGGTGCACAGAGTGGAGGAGCTCGGCGACTTGGTGGACGTCCTCTCTAGGGCGTGGGCGGGCGGGGGGACTGACATATCTAGGGCGGTGGAGGCCGCGGCTGAGGAGGCGGCGAGGGAGAGGTTGAGGGGGTACAGCCTTGTGGTGGTCACAGACGGGGAAGACGACGCCTTCTCCCCCGCGGCGGCTAGGGAGGCCAGGGCCGTCTTTAGAGAGGTCCTCTTCGTCGTCGTGGGGGAGAGGCGGCTAAGCGGGGTTAGGCAGGTGTTTCTGCGCCCTCCGCCTCTTGCAGCCGCCGCGCCGCAGGCGGCCTACGGCTTTTTGGCAAACACTGGGCGGGGGTCCACCTTGTAG